The genomic region TCAAGTGTAGACACAATGAGAAGATGGTCACACACAAGCCAGGGAAAGAGATGCCTCAGAAGAAACAaaccttgattttggatttctagcctccagaattgtgagaacataaatgtctattgtttaagccaaaGGCAggggttggggaaaaaaaggatgttGAAAAGAATAGTCAAAGGACCGTGTTCCACACTCGGGGGCTCACTGGGTTAGTTCATCTCCAGGGTTCCTTCTACTTTAAATAAGGAAGAACTATCACAAAACCAAGTCTCCTCCCACGTGGGTCAGTGCTGTGATGTTGAATTATTCACAGCAGATGTCTCTGGGGATAAAGCGTTTTAGTCAATCAGAAGGGTTGGAGAGTTAGTCAGCATCATCACTTACCTGTGTTTCTAAGTCGTTGTTTTCATCCAACCTTTGTTCCAAGATGGGCTTTTCTCTCTCTACCAGGAGAGGCAACTTCTGAAACATAAAATTCCTTCGAATTACCAACCAAAATGGTCTTTTAATCcacttttaaaacactttaaaactttaatccactttaaaaacatttctttttacacTTTTGTTGAGGTTCTGCCTATGGTaccttttgccaacaaaggtgcttTTAGCAGCTCAAGAGCGGAATTTTGCCTATCAACACAGCCTAATATAAGGACACAGAGTttaaccagaaaagaaaaatatctaaatGTCCAGCTTCTCTGGAGTGTGTTAAAGCTCTTGCACCATAAGGCATGTCAGCAGAAAACCCAAGACTGGGGCTGAAAACACCAGCTTATCGTGTGACACAGCCCCTGTtatctgctgcatctcctgcaacttGCAATTCTTAAACTAAAGGTGTCTTACTATAGTGTCTCACCTCATGGAGGAAAGTATTTCTAAGAGTCACTAGAGTCTGGAGGCTGCTAGGACCATGGACAATTTGGAAGAGTGTTTATACTTCCTCTTCTGTTCCTAAGAAGCACACTGACAATGACTCAGTTTATAACTTTCCAAAGTGCAAGGAAACTTGATGGTGAGATTAAAAATTTTGCTCAAAGAACAGGTTTCAAAAGGTTTTCAGAATCCTTTCTTATCCTAGCATCAGAGGTAAGCCCCAAACCACAAAATGTCCAGAAGACATCCTGTTTGTCTTAGTATTAAAACACTTATCTTTCTTCTTACTAAGATCTCATACAGAATTTTACtttcatgaattttattttctggaaaatagAACTCATGCCTCCCCAAAGATGAAACGATAGATTCTCAGCATCTAGCTTATGGGTGACCACTCCAGATAAAAATGCAAAgtcactttatattttattaataccaCATGGAACTCTGAACTCACCTGTTCACAAACATTTGTCCTATTCTTCTCTAATAGTTCAGGAgagtgtttgctttctttttgcttATGAAAAGGCGTGTTCCTTTGATAGGATTCAATCTCCCTTTGGGGAAGTTGGATGGGTTTGGCAAGCTTAAACTCTGCATTTGGGGTCAATTGCACAGGATCTTCCTTTTCACAGTTCAGCTTGAAAAGGAGCCTCCCATTGGCAATGATGATGGAGGTGAACCTCTTGACATCTTCCGGAACCATCCGTGCCACCTGGACAAATCTCTCCAGGTCATCCGGGCTGTTCTGGATTTTGTCAGTCACAAGGACTTCCAGGGACCAATTGCAGCTCTCCAGACTTTCCTTTGTTTCAAGCAGGATTTGGTAGGAGTTGGAGATCGTCTGTAGCTGATCCCTAATTCTGGCCTGAAGGTTACTGTTGGTGAGGTTGCATGTGGTCCCACAGACTCCTCGGGCAAAATCCAGGAATTCTCTCAAGGATTCCTCTGTGCGGTCAGCGGCCCTGCGGATTGCATCGATGTTGGCCTCCAGAGAGTCCCTAAACCTCCACTTCCTACTGACAAAGAGCATCAGGCCCCCGACAGAGTTGGCCACCTTATGCTGCAGAGCTGTGACTGTTTCTCTGGCCAAGTCCAGGTCCAAGGGGAGCTCTCTGGCTGACTCCTCTGAGAAGGAGCTGGACGAAGAGTCAGTGGAtgtggaggagcaggaggaaagaATGCTGGCTCTACTGTCAGAGCTGGACACAGACGAGCTGTCTGGTTCAGGGGACAGTGATGCTGCCTGGCTGGGAAACCACAGGGAGTTATGGTCCGAGGAATTCTCTGAAGGCATGGTGGCTTTCCCTAGCTCTttctcagcctgggggtccctTGGCCTTGCTTTAGGGATGTCGTAAATGTTCGGCTTGGTGTTCTGCTGCTCCACTCGGGGGATCAGAAAACTTGAAGGAACCTTGTAGCTGACACCTTCATCCAAAGGGAATGCACCCTTGGCTGGTGGAAAGCTGTAAGAAGGAATTTCTGGAAGGCTGAGTTTTTTCTGCATGGACATGTTTTTCTGTGGGCGTGAATTGAGAGTCCCTGCTCTGCTGCTCGGAGGGCTGTGGAAGCTGGACATACACCTGGGGAGGGCATGATACCCCGATTTTTCCACAGAACTACTTGGAGATGCATTTCTTACATCAGCCTTTTCCAGAGACACTGGCGTGTCATAAATCCATTCCGATTTTTGAGGGCTTGGCAATGTGTTGCAGCCACCTCTCCTTAAGGCGATGCTTGATGTCGAGGGAATATTCTGCCTCTGTGAAGAACCACACAAAGTCACCCGTTATTTAGTTTAAGGAAAAGACAGGGGGAGTGACTCTGGAGATGCATGTGTATTACACGGAGGAGCCACCAAGCACTGGGCACTGTGCATCTTAAAAGCCTGATGGTCACGCCTCTGTTCAAGCTTCTGCAGTGGCTTCCCATCTCCGCCACCACTCAAGCCCTTCACAGTCTGGCTCCAGCCTCCTTTTGAGTCTCCTCGCTCTCTGCCTCTGCCACCACACCTGGCACTCCCCTCCTTCAAGGTCCAGCGACTCAGACTGCTTACCTTTCTCTGAACCAAAAATGCTCTCCTGCACGGCTATATTTAATTCTGTCCAAGCTGGTTCCTCTGTTCTCAGTGTCCACTCAACCCCTTGCTTTCCATCTAACAAACTCCTGTGCATCCCTCATGACACTGCTGTGAAGCCACCTTGGGCATGAGTGCGTgcttgctgagtcacttcagttgtgtctcactctctgcaaccccatggactgtagcctgccaggctcctctgtccatgggactctccaggcaagaatattggagtgggttgccatgccctcttccaggggatcttcctgacccagggagagaatgtctccctcattggcaggtgggttctttatcactagtgccacctggaaaacccaccTTGTGCATAGGTGTCTTTATTATATGCATGTGACAGAATCCATTGATAAGCATGGATTACAGATTTCAAGTTAAGTCACCTCCCCTCCATACAAATAAAAAGCTAGCTCAACGCAACATGTCTCCAAGGTAGATTGCAAGAAGAAGCATTTATCTCAAGTCTCCTGAGCTCTTGCTCTATGCCGAGCACTGTACCAGGTCTTTTGCAGGGATTATGTcaattcattgggcttccctggtggctcagaggttaaagcatctgcctccaatgtaggagacccgggtttgatccctgggtcgggaagatcccctggagaaggaaatggaaacccactccagtattcttgcctggagaatcccatggacggaggagcctggtaggctacaatccacaaggtcgcaaagagtcggacacgactgagcgacttcacttcacttcacacttcaCTTCATGTCAATTCTCACAGTAAGTTTGTAAAGAGAAACGGAGGCGTACAGAAGTCAAAGGATTTATCTAGACCACATGATTTGTCTGGTTCCTGAACACTGTCGCAGTTACAAGTTTTGCCTCCAGGGAAGTAAATTCTGTTATGAGGGattttcattcctaattttgaCCAAGCAAACATTTCCCAGAGCTGATTTAGGTTTGCACAGTCTCAGATCTCAGTGCCGATCATACTTACGTTTGTTTGGCTGGCCGGGGGACCCAGTGCTGCCttttgggggctgggagggataTCATATAGCTGCTGCATGCCTGGCTCCTGGGAAAAGACCATGAAGAAGGTCAGCTTGGAATTCTCCTTCCTGGTGGCTACACATCACAAACCATCTCAAaactggtgttttgttttttttctctaagtAAAAACACAAATCATTGAAGACTGAGGCTTTCAGTCATGATGGCACAAGTGTGTGCTGTTCTGAGTACATTTTCAACAACGGGCTCTGTGTTTTAACAAAAGGCACCTTCTCAATCAAAGGTGGGGACAAACTATAGAGAGAATTAGCTGCAGTTGTCTGAGTTAAAAACAGCAGTTCATTTCCTTCTGTAAGTTCACCCTAAGATTGAATTAAAGAAGACTAAATATAAGATTGGAATTTactatgtcttttttctttcttgtttttcccaATAGGAATTTTCCTGTGCTTATGACTCATGTATTAATCccgcaaatatttactaagtgccTACTAATGACTAGCCACTGAGCTAAGTGACATATGTACACCCAGTGATGACCAAAAGACATAGCACCTCTAGAGATAATAGACATTTGTGGGGGAGGTGCAACAATTAGGGAATACATAAATTAGGACGTGAAAAATAGGTTCCATATTCCAAGGTAAGGTGAAAGAGCACCAGAACAGGTtttgcaaagaaagagaaaagaagctgaaatttggagagggtttttgttttgggtttttttttttagccgcATATCataacttgtgggatcttatttccccgaccagggattgaacccgggccctcagcagtgagagtcctaagcactgggccaccagggaattcccaagagggGTTTCTTTGGAGAGAGTCAGGCCGTGAGTATCCTCCAAGTCTCCTCCTTTCACTTTATAGGCAGGGGGAAGTTTGGTACTGCCTGCTCTGAACATTAAATTCCTCCACCGAGACTTCTTACTACCTGTAAGTGACCAGGAAGTCACCCAACCagcctaaatttttattttgactggAGCTGTGGCTCTCAGCCCTGGCTGAGCTTGAGAACAACCTGGGAGCTTTAAAATTCCTACTGCCTGGGTCCCACCCCATATCTCAAACCTCAGAGTCTCTGGGCGTGGTTCCAGGAAGCAGGCATGGCTGAAGCATCCAGCCCATTCCCCTTTGCTTGGTGGGCAGGGGAGAGCATGGCCATGGGGCAGTTCTGATGGGCTAAGAAGTGAGTGAAGTTGTTTTCTGTTACAGGAAGTATGTCTTACAAAACTGATGTACCAGTTACATTCacgtaagattaaaaaaaaaccaaaaactctgAAATTTCCTCCCCAAGAGATAATCAGTGCTAAGATAACCAACAATAATGTTAAGACTATGACGTATATCCTTCGTGATACTATTACTTTTAAAACgtgcagatgaaaaaaaaaaaaagtgcagatatgtgtatatatagtcttccccggtggctcagaggttaaagcgtctgcctccaatgcgggagacccaggttcgatccctgggtcgggaagatcccctggagaaggaaatggcaactcactccagtattcttgcctggagaatcccatggacggaggagcctggtaggctacagtcttcggggttgcaaagagtcggacatgactgagtgacttcactatcgCTATCTATAtattgttgtgttagtcactcaattgtgtcctactctttgtgaccccatggactgtagctgacgaggcttctctgtccgtgggattctccaggccagaaaactggagtgggttgccaatccttTCTCCAGTGTGTATATAAGCATGGACATAAAGTATTACAAATGAgaagtaaaaaatttttaaatattcagaattCAAATAGTAGTAATATTCTTCTGAGGATGTCTGGGTTCCCTGGGCACAAAGCTAGTTTCTGAGTGGTGATGGGTCCCTTGGAGTCAGAACTGAAGCTCCAAAGATCTCTCAATGGTAAAACTGAAATGCAAGTTCAGCGTAATGCTGAGTGCCCACGATTTGgatagagaaaaaggagaggagcAGGGCCATGGATGAGGCTCACCTTCAGGGTTGGTGGGCACCAGCTCTGGGAAGGCACGTCGTACACCTGGCAAGCCAGAGCTGGTAATGAGGTCCGAGCAGGTCTGGGAATCATGAAGACAGCCTTGGGgagaaaaagaacagagagaaagaaatgttacCACCGCATCCATGGACCGCAAAACAGCAAAGGCAGCACTAACATGCTAGGACATTCTCTGGGCACCTCTCATTGGAGACCATTTACTCTGAGATTGGAGACAGCAGGACGCTGGTGGGGAGGTCCGTGATGGAGGGCAGTCTTCCTCACCATGTGGATCAGCCTCATCTGGGAAGTGGGttggaaatgcagattcctgggccctgtGTGCATTGCACAGAATCTCTGAGTCTTGACGGAGAGCCTGGGAAACTGCAGTATCGTCAGGGccctcaggtgattctgatgttctCAGAATTTTACTTATGGAGCTGACTTTGTGGGTCACACTTGCCCAAGAGACAACCTACAGCCTATGGTGGGACTTTCCTTGGTTTGGAATTGTAGGTGGAAAGAAGCCAGTTCAGAAATGCCCAGTGTTTTCTTGGAAAATGTAGATGGGAACTAAGGAACATGTTTTTGAGAAACATGGTTTTGAAAGGAAACTCTAGTTCAAGTACTAGAGGGTCTACAAGcaatttaaacttaaaagcagATTTCATCAGGAAATCTGATCTTTTTACTTGAAATACAAAAGATTACCCTTTCTGAATTTAAACCAAATCAAATATCTTCTTtgtatggtctttttttttttttttttttttttttttagagaggcCAGTGTATTATAATAAGGAAGTtggaataaaaagtaaaacaaagctcAAGATCGTGGTTACCCTGGGGGGAAGTGgctgggagaggtgggagggggcttctggGGTGCTGGTTTCACTGTGTTTCTGGATTCCGATACTAATGACTGAACTATGAGGATCTAGAGGTTAAACTTCAATAAAACATTAATAGATAGTATCAGCCACAGAGTCAGGTGAACTAGATCAAGAGCATGCCAAGGGCTCTGTCTTGGGTGTTGGCAGGCCAGGGATGTGGACAGACACAGATACAACAAAGAAACTTTAGTCTCTGGTGTTCATCAGGATATGACCTTGGATGGGCCTTTTACCTCCCAGGGaatcaatttcctcatttgtaaaatgaagagttGTTCTCACCTAAagaggtttctttttctctcagatCTACAGAGGTCTCTTCCAGCTAAAAAGATGCAGAGTCCCTGATTAGGACAACTTGAGACAAGGGACATGTTTTCACCttcttggtttttaatttttggccaaccTTAATCTAAAGATGTTCAACCTGAGTATAAGGGGAATCTCTGAAACAGGTCCCCCGGGCCAGGTGCCAAGCCTGTTTACTGCCCATTGGAAAACAGCTCAAAGCTAGTAGCTGGGCTTGCTTAGTTTTACCAACATCTCCTTCTGTTCAGAATGTTATTTTCTCAGTGTTCTCAGACTCAAAGCTCACCACTGGATTACCCAAGTAGGGAGGAGAAGACTGCCTTCTGTGGATCAGAAGATTCTTAAATTATTATAGTCTTGCATCCTTCTAGCTCCTTCCTTCTTATAGTAGAGGAAGAAGCAAAATTACTCAGAATCACCAAAAGCTACAGTTTGAGGTGAACTCAGAagtgataagatggttggatggcatcactgacccaatggacatgagtctgagcaagctccaggagttggtgatggacagggaagcctggcgtgctgcagtccatggggtcgcaaagagtcagacacggctgcgtgactgaactgaacagaaccctCTCCTGATACAGAgcaagaaagagaagtctacagGGGTGCTGTGATGTCTCCAGTCACCCAGCATGGCCGTGGCTGCCACAGAAACCAAGTGAACCTGGATTCCTCATTTCTAAGCTGCACATGACATTGCTTGCTTTAAAAGACCctcaagtgggcttccctggtggctcaaaggttaAAAGACCCTCAAGCACAGAGAAGCGATGAaaaagggagtggggagagggtcAAAATATAGATAGGGCAGTGATGGAGGGAACTTAGGCAGGAATAAAAGGCAGGAAAGTTCCCCAAGTGTTTTACTGGGGCCAGCCAccttaaaaccagcttgagtgGTGAGGAGCCCCTGGCTTCTGAAATCCCCTTCAGTGGCTGTGGTTTCTGTCTATAGCCACAGCCTGCACCAGTAAGGTCTCCACGCTTCATGTCAAGGACAAATCTTACAGCTAACACCCTGACCCTTTCCTGACTTAGGATGGTCAACTCATCTCTCTTTTTACACCAACATCAGGCTAGAAGCTGACAGTGAGCCCATGGCTATGTCGGATCTGGtcatttcattcattccacaaaggTCTATGGAGCATCTCGCAGGAGCCTGGAACGGTCCTGGGGGTTCAGAATCCCCAGCAAACTGCAGACTTTGCACCCGCTGTGCTTTTAGGGGGCAGGGAAAATGaccttagatttaaaaaaaaatttttttttttttttttacagatgggTTAAGAcgtttagtgaaagtgaaagtgaagtcactcagtcatgtccgactctttgtgaccccatggactgcagcctaagaggcttctctgtccatgggattttccaggcaagaatactggagtgggttgccatttccttttccagaagatttttttaaaaattttaattggagtatcATTGCTTTAGGatgctgcattagtttctgctgtagaacaacatgaatcagctataattatatatatacatataccccctccctcttgTGCTTCCTTCTCACCCCCATCCCCAtaccactcctctaggtcatcacagagcactgagctgagctgccTGTGATATACAgcaccttcccactagctatttgttttacacatggtagtgaaTACACGTAaatgctgctctctcagttcgtcccacttggcctttgatttatttttttctttcctttgaaagtgaaagtcactcagtagtgtccaactctttgtgaccccatggactatacggtccatggaattctccaggccagaatactggagtgggtagcctttcccttctccaggggatcttcccaacccagggattgaactcaggtctcccactttgcaggcagagtctttaccagctgagccacaagggaagcccaagaatactggagtgagtagccttgcccttctccagcagatcttctcgacccaggaatggaaccgggttctcctgcattgcaggcggattttttatcaactgagctatcagggagcaACTCAATGAACTTCAGCCCAGGCCACTTGCTCTCAGAGGAGCCAGCACCCAGGCCCCACTCTGGGTCAGCTGCTCAGATGACAGCTGAGTGTGCCAGGCCTAGATTTGGGCCAGTTGTTCCAGAAAAGGGACTTCAGGTCCACCCCACAGATGGCTGCAGGGCAATCAGCCACCTCTTTCTGGTGTTTATAGTCGGTGCCTAGAGGGGCAGCTGTTCTGTGTAACATGGGTCGTCTGCCTGGGGTCGTCTGCCTGGGGACGTCTCCCTGGCAGCCCAGGGAGGCAGGCAATCTGAAGTATTCAGAATCtcttaaggacttccctgatggtccagcagttaagacttcaccttccagtgcagggtgagcaggttccatccctggtcagggagctaagatcccaagtGCCCCCCAACTCCCCAAAACCccccaaagcataaaacagaagcaatattgtaacaaatgcaataaagactttaaaaaaatctcttaaggGATCAAAGAAGAATCTGGTGTGGAGGAGGCCTGCAGGGTAAGTGGGACATTCCTGGGAGGTGGGGCAGCACATACATGGGAGGAGGGGCCTCTCCTGGCCTAGGGCCTCATCAGGACCC from Muntiacus reevesi chromosome 2, mMunRee1.1, whole genome shotgun sequence harbors:
- the CASS4 gene encoding cas scaffolding protein family member 4, which translates into the protein MKGAGILDRAPKTLLAKALYDNHPDCADELAFCKGDILTILEQNVPESEGWWKCLLHGRQGLAPANRLQILVEAPTDRPRPPFLKGLDNAPTISQETYEVPTLLDPTSPVYEQMKSWVERPPPPTVQIYEVPDPPACARIVCEKTLSFPKQAVFMIPRPARTSLPALACQVYDVPSQSWCPPTLKEPGMQQLYDIPPSPQKAALGPPASQTNRQNIPSTSSIALRRGGCNTLPSPQKSEWIYDTPVSLEKADVRNASPSSSVEKSGYHALPRCMSSFHSPPSSRAGTLNSRPQKNMSMQKKLSLPEIPSYSFPPAKGAFPLDEGVSYKVPSSFLIPRVEQQNTKPNIYDIPKARPRDPQAEKELGKATMPSENSSDHNSLWFPSQAASLSPEPDSSSVSSSDSRASILSSCSSTSTDSSSSSFSEESARELPLDLDLARETVTALQHKVANSVGGLMLFVSRKWRFRDSLEANIDAIRRAADRTEESLREFLDFARGVCGTTCNLTNSNLQARIRDQLQTISNSYQILLETKESLESCNWSLEVLVTDKIQNSPDDLERFVQVARMVPEDVKRFTSIIIANGRLLFKLNCEKEDPVQLTPNAEFKLAKPIQLPQREIESYQRNTPFHKQKESKHSPELLEKNRTNVCEQKLPLLVEREKPILEQRLDENNDLETQNPSSLVPQPLSQQNPEKKTRLSEHCRLYFGALFKAISVLNNSLQNSQPPETFITQSKLVITVGQKLVDRLCRETQERDVRNEILRGSSCLCSLLKDLALATKHAVLQHPSPAALQHLRAEAKKLEQHAQQFRGTLE